In Xanthomonas sacchari, a genomic segment contains:
- a CDS encoding heavy metal response regulator transcription factor translates to MKVLIVEDERKTADYLQQGLSEQGCTVDVAYDGIDGQHLALHYDFDVIVLDAMLPGLDGFAILRSLRSVKTTPVIMLTARDSVEDRVKGLREGADDYLIKPFSFIELLARLQVLARRGRAQESTLLRVGDLQIDMISRKAVRGRQRLDLTAKEFALLAALARHQGEILSKTAIAEMVWDMNFDSNTNVVEVAIKRLRAKIDVPFGAPLLHTVRGMGYVLEQREDAPG, encoded by the coding sequence GTGAAGGTGCTGATCGTCGAGGACGAGCGCAAGACCGCCGACTACCTGCAGCAGGGGCTGAGCGAACAGGGCTGCACGGTCGACGTGGCCTACGACGGCATCGACGGCCAGCATTTGGCCCTGCACTACGACTTCGACGTGATCGTGCTCGATGCGATGCTGCCGGGCCTGGACGGCTTCGCCATCCTGCGCTCGCTGCGGTCGGTCAAGACCACGCCGGTGATCATGCTGACCGCGCGCGACAGCGTGGAGGACCGGGTCAAGGGCCTGCGCGAGGGCGCCGACGACTACCTGATCAAGCCGTTCTCCTTCATCGAACTGCTGGCGCGGCTGCAGGTGCTGGCGCGGCGCGGCCGCGCCCAGGAAAGCACGCTGCTGCGCGTGGGCGACCTGCAGATCGACATGATCAGCCGCAAGGCCGTGCGCGGCCGGCAGCGGCTGGACCTGACCGCCAAGGAGTTCGCGCTGCTGGCGGCGCTGGCCCGGCACCAGGGCGAGATCCTGTCCAAGACCGCGATCGCCGAGATGGTCTGGGACATGAACTTCGACAGCAACACCAACGTGGTGGAAGTGGCAATCAAGCGCCTGCGCGCCAAGATCGACGTGCCGTTCGGCGCGCCGCTGCTGCACACCGTGCGCGGCATGGGCTACGTGTTGGAACAACGCGAGGACGCGCCCGGATGA
- a CDS encoding heavy metal sensor histidine kinase: protein MSAAGRAQAPPRPSIALRLAGLFAATALLGFALIGLVLHQVLEHELRRHQREELHSRMDAVQYMLVNSRSPDLAAHARTRLASVSSVPDLRFWLWSEEPAFRYGRGAEAMAQATRGRSGLVQIRDAQALGIADAHPQAWQAIGQTLPATPVRPPVQLIAAMDSTPFALTRRRFDIALALVTLAGTALVGALGYWTAKLGLRPVQRLSADAQRIGPHDRRRLDLPRLPRELEDLGASLNAAFDRLDAAYAQQESFNADVAHELRTPLASLIGQTQVALTREREAQQLRQVLQSNLEELERLRAIVADMLFLARAEQGQRARQCEDASLAEEVGKTVEFFEVLLDEAGLRVEMRGDTVTQVEKSLLRRALSNLLHNAIQHSANAAPIVVEIAQRGGEAQIAFSNPSVALAPEHLERLFDRFYRGDAARSNSRESHGLGLAIVKAVATMHGGRVFAQHRDGITTIGFSVALDGTATDAPTNTALRWQA, encoded by the coding sequence ATGAGCGCGGCAGGGCGCGCGCAAGCGCCGCCGCGGCCCTCGATCGCGCTGCGCCTGGCCGGCCTGTTCGCGGCCACCGCACTGCTCGGCTTCGCCCTGATCGGGCTGGTGCTGCACCAGGTGCTGGAACACGAGCTGCGCCGTCACCAGCGCGAAGAGCTGCACTCGCGCATGGACGCGGTGCAGTACATGCTGGTCAACAGCCGCTCGCCGGACCTGGCCGCGCATGCGCGCACCCGCCTGGCCAGCGTGTCCAGCGTGCCGGACCTGCGCTTCTGGCTGTGGAGCGAGGAACCGGCGTTCCGCTACGGACGCGGCGCCGAGGCGATGGCGCAGGCCACCCGCGGGCGCAGCGGCCTGGTGCAGATCCGCGATGCGCAGGCGCTGGGCATCGCCGATGCGCATCCGCAGGCGTGGCAGGCCATCGGCCAGACGCTGCCGGCCACGCCGGTGCGCCCCCCGGTGCAGTTGATCGCGGCGATGGACAGCACCCCGTTCGCACTGACCAGGCGCCGCTTCGACATCGCCCTGGCGCTGGTCACACTGGCCGGCACCGCGCTGGTCGGCGCGCTGGGCTACTGGACCGCCAAGCTCGGCCTGCGCCCGGTGCAACGGCTGTCGGCCGACGCCCAGCGCATCGGCCCGCACGACCGGCGCCGGCTGGACCTGCCGCGGCTGCCGCGCGAGCTGGAAGACCTGGGCGCCTCGCTGAACGCGGCGTTCGACCGGCTCGACGCTGCCTACGCGCAGCAGGAAAGCTTCAATGCCGACGTCGCCCACGAACTGCGCACGCCGCTGGCCAGCCTGATCGGCCAGACCCAGGTGGCACTGACCCGCGAGCGCGAGGCGCAGCAGTTGCGCCAGGTGCTGCAGTCGAACCTGGAGGAACTGGAGCGGCTGCGCGCGATCGTCGCCGACATGCTGTTCCTGGCCCGCGCCGAGCAGGGCCAGCGCGCGCGGCAGTGCGAGGACGCGTCGCTGGCCGAGGAAGTCGGCAAGACCGTGGAGTTCTTCGAAGTGCTGCTGGACGAGGCCGGCCTGCGCGTGGAGATGCGCGGCGATACGGTCACCCAGGTCGAGAAGTCGCTGCTGCGGCGCGCGCTGTCCAACCTGCTGCACAACGCCATCCAGCATTCGGCCAACGCCGCGCCGATCGTGGTGGAGATCGCGCAGCGCGGCGGCGAGGCGCAGATCGCCTTCTCCAACCCCAGCGTGGCGCTGGCGCCGGAGCATCTGGAGCGCCTGTTCGACCGCTTCTACCGCGGCGACGCCGCCCGCAGCAACAGCCGCGAAAGCCACGGCCTGGGATTGGCGATCGTCAAGGCGGTGGCGACCATGCACGGCGGGCGCGTGTTCGCGCAGCACCGCGACGGCATCACCACCATCGGCTTTTCGGTGGCGCTGGACGGCACCGCTACCGATGCGCCGACCAACACCGCCCTGCGCTGGCAGGCTTGA
- a CDS encoding MBL fold metallo-hydrolase, with the protein MKLWSIQGNAQKLDGGAMFGNAPKALWQQWAAPDDGNRIALACRALLASPLAGKTVLFETGIGAFFAPALRERYGVQEARHVLLDSLQDAGFAHTDIDVVVLSHLHFDHAGGLLAPWREGAAPELLFPNAQFLVGAAHWQRALQPHPRDRASFIPELPGLLEASGRLELVDGAYSRALGEAVRFRFSDGHTPGLMLAEIVGPRHGEDGQAHGGVAFCADLIPGRSWVHVPITMGYDRNAELLIDEKRAFLEDALARDVRLFFTHDPDCALAQVQRDAKGRFGTVHELPALQARLLAA; encoded by the coding sequence ATGAAGCTCTGGTCCATCCAAGGCAACGCGCAGAAACTCGATGGCGGCGCGATGTTCGGCAACGCGCCCAAGGCGCTGTGGCAGCAATGGGCCGCGCCCGACGACGGCAACCGCATCGCGCTGGCCTGCCGCGCGCTGCTGGCCAGCCCGCTGGCCGGCAAGACCGTGCTGTTCGAGACCGGCATCGGCGCGTTCTTCGCGCCGGCGCTGCGCGAGCGCTACGGCGTGCAGGAGGCCCGCCACGTGCTGCTGGATTCGCTGCAGGACGCCGGCTTCGCCCACACCGACATCGACGTGGTGGTGCTGAGTCACCTGCACTTCGACCATGCCGGCGGCCTGCTGGCGCCGTGGCGCGAGGGAGCGGCGCCGGAACTGCTGTTCCCCAACGCGCAGTTCCTGGTCGGCGCGGCGCACTGGCAGCGCGCGCTGCAGCCGCATCCGCGCGACCGCGCCAGCTTCATCCCGGAGCTGCCCGGCCTGCTCGAGGCCAGCGGCCGTCTGGAACTGGTCGACGGCGCGTACTCGCGCGCGCTCGGCGAGGCGGTCCGGTTCCGTTTCAGCGACGGCCACACGCCGGGGCTGATGCTGGCCGAGATCGTCGGCCCCCGCCACGGCGAGGACGGCCAGGCGCACGGCGGGGTGGCGTTCTGCGCCGACCTGATCCCGGGCCGTTCGTGGGTGCACGTGCCGATCACCATGGGCTACGACCGCAACGCCGAGCTGCTGATCGACGAGAAGCGCGCGTTCCTGGAGGACGCGCTGGCGCGCGACGTGCGCCTGTTCTTCACCCACGACCCGGACTGCGCGCTGGCGCAAGTGCAACGCGACGCCAAGGGACGGTTCGGTACCGTGCACGAACTGCCGGCGCTGCAGGCGCGGCTGCTGGCGGCCTGA
- the ggt gene encoding gamma-glutamyltransferase — translation MRSLVRRVLLLALVLTPSAWAEAPVAEATATAPAAHPPGAAIASGHRLATEAGLQILREGGNAFDAAVAVSSTLSVVEPISSGLGGGGFFLLHDAKTGKDVMLDARETAPESATPAAFLDAKGELDRDRSINGPWSAGIPGLPAALVELATKHGRLPLRQSLAPAIRIAREGFPVYARMAEGYQSRRKVMERYPGTREVYLRNGRPIAEGDLFKQPELANTLQLLGDKGFDGFYRGTTARKLLAGVKQAGGRWTAEELAGYTVKERTPIRFDYKGWTITTAPPPSSGGIALASMLQILEGYDLKSMDPVHRVHLTVEAMRRAYRDRTFFLGDPDFTHVPQRILLSKDYAVGLRSGINPEKATPSDLLSGQPTPLEDDETTHFSIIDGEGNRVGATQTVNLLYGSGLIPKGTGVLLNNEMDDFALRPGTPNAFGVMGYAANAPKPGKRPLSSMSPTFMENADKAIVLGTPGGSRIITMVLLGILGYDDGLTAQQVAALPRYHHQWLPDVIEAETGTFDAATAKGLEAMGHALKLPGDTAEDGHGSSHVWGNLQTVEWDKRRNVLSGGSDPRNPVGSAEVLQTAPAP, via the coding sequence ATGAGAAGCCTCGTCCGCCGTGTCCTGCTGCTCGCCCTGGTCCTGACGCCGTCGGCGTGGGCCGAGGCCCCGGTCGCCGAAGCGACTGCCACCGCCCCGGCCGCGCATCCGCCCGGCGCCGCCATCGCCAGCGGCCACCGGCTGGCCACCGAGGCGGGCCTGCAGATCCTGCGCGAGGGCGGCAATGCCTTCGACGCCGCGGTGGCGGTGTCCTCGACGCTGTCGGTGGTCGAACCGATCAGCTCCGGCCTCGGCGGCGGCGGTTTCTTCCTGCTGCACGACGCCAAGACCGGCAAGGACGTGATGCTGGACGCGCGCGAGACCGCGCCGGAATCGGCGACGCCGGCCGCGTTCCTAGATGCCAAGGGCGAACTGGACCGCGACCGCTCGATCAACGGCCCGTGGTCGGCCGGCATTCCCGGGCTGCCGGCGGCGCTGGTGGAACTGGCGACCAAGCACGGCCGGCTGCCGCTGCGGCAGTCGCTGGCGCCGGCGATCCGCATCGCCCGCGAGGGCTTCCCGGTGTACGCGCGCATGGCCGAGGGCTACCAGTCGCGGCGCAAGGTGATGGAGCGCTATCCCGGCACCCGCGAGGTCTACCTGCGCAACGGCCGGCCGATCGCCGAGGGCGACCTGTTCAAGCAGCCGGAACTGGCGAACACGCTGCAGTTGCTGGGCGACAAGGGCTTCGACGGCTTCTACCGCGGCACCACCGCCAGGAAGCTGCTGGCCGGGGTCAAGCAGGCCGGCGGGCGCTGGACCGCGGAGGAACTGGCCGGCTACACGGTCAAGGAACGCACGCCGATCCGCTTCGACTACAAGGGCTGGACCATCACCACCGCGCCGCCGCCGTCCTCCGGCGGCATCGCCCTGGCCAGCATGCTGCAGATCCTGGAAGGCTACGACCTCAAGAGCATGGACCCGGTGCACCGCGTGCACCTGACCGTGGAAGCGATGCGCCGCGCCTACCGCGACCGCACCTTCTTCCTGGGCGACCCGGATTTCACCCACGTGCCGCAGCGCATCCTGCTGAGCAAGGACTACGCGGTGGGTCTGCGTTCGGGCATCAACCCGGAGAAGGCCACGCCCAGCGACCTGCTGTCCGGCCAGCCGACCCCGCTGGAAGACGACGAGACCACGCATTTCTCGATCATCGACGGCGAGGGCAACCGCGTCGGCGCCACCCAGACGGTCAACCTGCTGTACGGCTCTGGCTTGATTCCCAAGGGCACCGGCGTGCTGCTCAACAACGAGATGGACGATTTCGCGCTGCGTCCGGGCACGCCCAACGCCTTCGGCGTGATGGGCTACGCGGCCAACGCACCCAAGCCGGGCAAGCGCCCGCTCAGTTCGATGTCGCCGACCTTCATGGAGAACGCGGACAAGGCGATCGTGCTCGGCACCCCGGGCGGCAGCCGCATCATCACCATGGTGCTGCTCGGCATCCTCGGCTACGACGACGGCCTCACTGCGCAGCAGGTCGCGGCGTTGCCGCGCTATCACCACCAGTGGCTGCCGGACGTGATCGAAGCCGAGACCGGCACCTTCGACGCGGCCACGGCCAAGGGCCTGGAAGCGATGGGGCATGCGCTCAAGCTGCCCGGCGACACCGCCGAGGACGGCCACGGCTCCAGCCACGTCTGGGGCAACCTGCAGACGGTGGAATGGGACAAGCGCCGCAACGTGCTCAGCGGCGGCAGCGACCCGCGCAACCCCGTCGGCAGCGCCGAAGTGCTGCAGACCGCGCCGGCGCCCTGA
- a CDS encoding YfhL family 4Fe-4S dicluster ferredoxin, producing MSLKINELCVNCDVCEPACPNQAIAMGETIYVIDPARCTECVGHFDEPQCVVVCPVECIDPDPAIPETHAQLLAKLQRLQRDHPELYPQEPPAA from the coding sequence ATGTCCCTCAAGATCAACGAGCTCTGCGTCAACTGCGACGTCTGCGAGCCGGCCTGCCCGAACCAGGCCATCGCCATGGGCGAGACGATCTACGTGATCGACCCGGCCCGCTGCACCGAATGCGTCGGCCATTTCGACGAGCCGCAGTGCGTGGTGGTGTGCCCGGTGGAATGCATCGACCCGGACCCGGCCATCCCGGAAACCCACGCGCAGTTGCTGGCCAAGTTGCAGCGCCTGCAGCGCGATCACCCCGAGTTGTACCCACAGGAGCCCCCCGCCGCATGA
- a CDS encoding NmrA family NAD(P)-binding protein: protein MSIVPGSVRGPPSTGLAAADPSSRSQRMSPIPLSGPLLVYLGNGVQGAAVVRAARRHGLAVRALVREGAATAALQALGAEVVAADLDDPAAMLAASRGVAHAVLQLPAGPGETTLARARHALAAARAARLTSFVLKLSSAPLPAPCPEPSLRTNADLAALARGAGLPCAILWPTLYLDNLLKPSARTEIVAHGVFAPPIAAAQRIAWTSADACAEAALALLRYGTDGGCYRIAGTESLTGPELVQRLTAGLGRPVCYRAQPLDVFEREVDAALGAGHGRVVASKFRFFAEFPQQADALLAAPLQAQPGLETFRPGSIDAWIAAHRQALLAPSSAWSGPATDWSNSG, encoded by the coding sequence GTGTCCATCGTCCCGGGGTCTGTCCGTGGGCCGCCTTCGACCGGGCTTGCTGCGGCGGATCCCTCCAGCAGGAGCCAACGCATGTCCCCGATTCCCCTTTCCGGTCCCCTCCTCGTCTATCTCGGCAACGGCGTGCAGGGCGCCGCCGTGGTCCGCGCCGCACGCCGGCACGGCCTGGCCGTCCGCGCCCTGGTTCGCGAAGGCGCGGCCACCGCGGCGCTGCAGGCACTGGGCGCGGAGGTGGTCGCAGCCGACCTGGACGATCCCGCCGCCATGCTCGCGGCCAGCCGCGGCGTCGCCCACGCGGTGCTGCAGTTGCCCGCCGGCCCCGGCGAGACGACGCTGGCGCGGGCCAGACATGCACTGGCCGCCGCGCGCGCGGCGCGGCTGACCTCATTCGTGCTGAAGCTGAGCAGCGCGCCGCTGCCGGCGCCGTGTCCGGAACCCAGTCTGCGCACCAACGCCGACCTCGCGGCGCTGGCGCGCGGCGCCGGCCTGCCCTGCGCGATCCTGTGGCCGACGCTGTACCTGGACAACCTGCTGAAGCCCTCGGCGCGTACTGAGATCGTGGCACACGGTGTTTTCGCACCGCCGATCGCCGCCGCGCAACGCATCGCCTGGACCTCGGCAGATGCCTGCGCCGAGGCTGCACTGGCACTGCTGCGGTACGGCACGGACGGCGGCTGCTACCGGATCGCCGGCACCGAGAGCCTGACCGGCCCGGAACTGGTGCAGCGGCTCACGGCCGGGCTCGGCCGCCCGGTGTGCTATCGCGCGCAGCCGCTGGATGTGTTCGAGCGCGAGGTGGATGCGGCGCTGGGCGCCGGCCATGGACGCGTGGTGGCATCGAAGTTCCGCTTCTTCGCCGAGTTCCCGCAGCAGGCCGATGCGCTGCTCGCCGCGCCGCTGCAGGCACAGCCTGGACTGGAGACGTTCCGACCCGGGTCGATCGACGCCTGGATCGCCGCGCATCGGCAGGCCTTGCTGGCGCCATCCTCCGCATGGAGCGGTCCGGCAACCGACTGGTCAAACAGCGGCTAA
- a CDS encoding AAA family ATPase, translating to MRIFITGPTGAGKTTLARRLGRRHGIACHALDDLHWVRSAEGDVRRPLEDKRPLLQRIVDGERWIVEGVQFKWADAALARADHIVVIDAAPWRTTLQIVLRLGRQWLGLEAAAYRPTLARLPRMLAWSRDYHREERALLLAKLAPFRGKTLLIRHSRAPLPPPLG from the coding sequence ATGCGGATCTTCATCACCGGCCCCACCGGCGCCGGCAAGACCACCCTGGCGCGCCGGCTGGGCCGCCGTCACGGCATTGCCTGCCATGCTCTGGACGATCTGCACTGGGTCCGCAGCGCCGAGGGCGACGTCCGTCGGCCCCTCGAGGACAAGCGGCCGCTGCTGCAGCGCATCGTCGACGGCGAGCGCTGGATCGTCGAAGGCGTGCAGTTCAAATGGGCCGACGCGGCGCTCGCGCGCGCCGACCACATCGTGGTGATCGACGCGGCACCCTGGCGCACCACCCTGCAGATCGTGCTGCGCCTCGGCCGGCAGTGGCTGGGCCTGGAGGCCGCCGCCTATCGGCCGACCCTGGCGCGGCTGCCGCGGATGCTGGCCTGGAGCCGCGACTACCACCGCGAGGAGCGCGCGCTGCTGCTGGCCAAGCTCGCGCCGTTCCGCGGCAAGACCCTGCTGATCCGCCACAGTCGCGCGCCGTTGCCGCCGCCGTTGGGTTAG
- the coaD gene encoding pantetheine-phosphate adenylyltransferase has protein sequence MTVAHSRIAVYPGTFDPITNGHIDLVNRAAPLFEQVIVGVAQSPSKGPTLPLELRVSLAREALAGHRNVEVLGFDTLLAHFVRSVGGGVLLRGLRAVSDFEYEFQMASMNRHLIPEVETLFLTPAEQHSFISSSLVREIARLGGDVSGFVPPSVVQALVRARQAAAQR, from the coding sequence ATGACCGTGGCCCATAGCCGCATCGCCGTCTATCCCGGCACCTTCGATCCGATCACCAACGGCCATATCGATCTGGTCAACCGTGCCGCGCCGCTGTTCGAGCAGGTGATCGTCGGCGTGGCGCAGAGCCCGTCCAAGGGGCCGACCCTGCCGCTGGAACTGCGCGTGTCGCTGGCCCGCGAGGCGCTGGCCGGGCACCGCAACGTGGAGGTCCTGGGCTTCGACACGCTGCTGGCGCATTTCGTGCGCTCGGTCGGCGGCGGCGTGCTGCTGCGCGGCCTGCGCGCGGTGTCCGATTTCGAATACGAGTTCCAGATGGCGAGCATGAACCGGCATCTGATCCCGGAGGTGGAGACGCTGTTCCTCACCCCGGCCGAGCAACACAGCTTCATTTCGTCCTCGTTGGTGCGCGAGATCGCGCGCCTGGGCGGGGACGTGTCCGGCTTCGTGCCGCCGTCGGTGGTGCAGGCGCTGGTCCGGGCCCGCCAGGCCGCCGCGCAGCGTTGA
- the rsmD gene encoding 16S rRNA (guanine(966)-N(2))-methyltransferase RsmD gives MIRTPFPPPAAHAVPAFPVPPVPAPARPPMSRPGGGQVRIIGGRWRNTRLPVPELAGLRPTSDRVRETLFNWLQPVLPGARVLDLFAGSGALGLEAVSRGAAGAVLVERDPGQAAQLRATVARLQAQDQVQVVQGDALRWLAEAPADAAADIAFVDPPFAAGLWDAVLQRLPARLAATAWLYLESPAGQAPAVPAPWALYREGGSREVRAALYRRTAATLPGDLHAVPDA, from the coding sequence ATGATCCGGACCCCGTTTCCGCCGCCCGCCGCCCATGCCGTCCCTGCGTTCCCCGTCCCGCCTGTCCCGGCCCCCGCGAGGCCGCCGATGAGCCGTCCCGGCGGCGGCCAGGTGCGGATCATCGGCGGGCGTTGGCGCAACACGCGGCTGCCGGTGCCGGAGCTGGCCGGGCTGCGCCCGACCTCCGACCGGGTCCGCGAGACCCTGTTTAACTGGCTGCAGCCGGTGCTGCCCGGGGCGCGCGTGCTGGACCTGTTCGCCGGCAGCGGCGCGCTGGGCCTGGAGGCGGTGTCGCGTGGCGCGGCCGGCGCGGTGCTGGTCGAGCGCGATCCCGGCCAGGCGGCGCAACTGCGCGCCACGGTCGCGCGGCTGCAGGCGCAGGACCAGGTGCAGGTGGTGCAGGGCGATGCGCTGCGCTGGCTGGCCGAGGCGCCGGCCGATGCCGCGGCCGACATCGCCTTCGTCGACCCGCCGTTCGCCGCGGGGCTGTGGGACGCGGTGCTGCAGCGCCTGCCGGCGCGGCTGGCGGCCACGGCCTGGTTGTACCTGGAGTCGCCGGCCGGGCAGGCGCCGGCGGTACCGGCGCCCTGGGCGCTGTACCGCGAGGGCGGCAGCCGCGAGGTGCGCGCTGCCCTGTACCGGCGCACCGCTGCTACACTTCCCGGCGACCTTCACGCGGTACCCGACGCATGA
- the htpG gene encoding molecular chaperone HtpG — translation MSVETQKETLGFQTEVKQLLQLMIHSLYSNKEIFLRELISNASDAADKLRFEALVKPELLDGNAQLRIRIGFDKEAGTVTIDDNGIGMSREEIVAHLGTIAKSGTSDFLKHLSGDQKKDSHLIGQFGVGFYSAFIVADQVDVYSRRAGLPASEGVHWSSRGEGEFEVATIEKAERGTRIVLHLKDDEKDFADGWKLRGIVRKYSDHIALPIELPKEHYGEDKDKPETLEWETVNRASALWTRPRNEIKDEEYQELYKHIAHDHENPVAWSHNKVEGKLEYTSLLYVPGRAPFDLYQRDASRGLKLYVQRVFIMDQAEQFLPLYLRFIKGIVDSSDLPLNVSREILQSGPVIDSMKSALTKRALDMLEKLAKDDAERYQGVWKNFGQVLKEGPAEDFGNREKIAGLLRFASTHGSDGTQNVSLADYVARMQDGQDKLYYLTGESYAQIKDSPHLEVFRKKGIEVLLLTDRIDEWLMSYLTEFDGKSFVDVARGDLDLGKLDSEEEKQAKEEAAKAKQGLVERIQNVLKDDVAEVRVSHRLTDSPAILAIGQGDLGLQMRQILEASGQKLPESKPVFEFNPAHPLIEKLDSEADGERFGDLARVLFDQAALAAGDSLKDPAAYVRRLNKLLLELSV, via the coding sequence ATGAGCGTGGAAACCCAAAAAGAAACCCTGGGCTTTCAGACCGAGGTCAAGCAGCTGCTGCAGCTGATGATCCATTCGCTGTATTCCAACAAGGAGATCTTCCTGCGCGAGCTGATCTCCAACGCCTCCGACGCCGCCGACAAGCTGCGCTTCGAGGCGCTGGTCAAGCCGGAGCTGCTGGACGGCAACGCGCAACTGCGCATCCGCATCGGCTTCGACAAGGAGGCCGGCACCGTCACCATCGACGACAACGGCATCGGCATGAGCCGCGAAGAGATCGTCGCGCACCTGGGCACCATCGCCAAGTCCGGCACCTCCGACTTCCTCAAGCACCTGTCCGGCGACCAGAAGAAGGACTCGCACCTGATCGGCCAGTTCGGCGTGGGCTTCTACAGCGCCTTCATCGTTGCCGACCAGGTCGACGTGTACAGCCGCCGCGCCGGCCTGCCGGCCAGCGAAGGCGTGCACTGGTCCTCGCGCGGCGAAGGCGAGTTCGAGGTCGCCACGATCGAGAAGGCCGAGCGCGGCACCCGCATCGTGCTGCACCTGAAGGACGACGAGAAGGACTTCGCCGACGGCTGGAAGCTGCGCGGCATCGTGCGCAAGTACTCCGACCACATCGCCCTGCCTATCGAACTGCCCAAGGAGCACTACGGCGAGGACAAGGACAAGCCGGAAACCCTCGAGTGGGAAACGGTCAACCGCGCCAGCGCGCTGTGGACGCGCCCGCGCAACGAGATCAAGGACGAGGAATACCAGGAGCTGTACAAGCACATCGCCCACGACCACGAGAACCCGGTGGCGTGGAGCCACAACAAGGTCGAGGGCAAGCTGGAGTACACCTCGCTGCTGTACGTGCCCGGCCGCGCGCCGTTCGACCTGTACCAGCGCGACGCCTCGCGCGGGCTCAAGCTGTACGTGCAGCGCGTCTTCATCATGGACCAGGCCGAGCAGTTCCTGCCGCTGTACCTGCGCTTCATCAAGGGCATCGTCGATTCCAGCGACCTGCCGCTGAACGTCTCGCGCGAGATCCTGCAGTCCGGCCCGGTGATCGACTCGATGAAGTCGGCGCTGACCAAGCGCGCCCTGGACATGCTGGAGAAGCTGGCCAAGGACGATGCCGAGCGCTACCAGGGCGTGTGGAAGAACTTCGGCCAGGTGCTGAAGGAAGGCCCGGCCGAGGACTTCGGCAACCGCGAGAAGATCGCCGGCCTGCTGCGTTTCGCCTCCACCCATGGCAGCGACGGCACGCAAAACGTGTCGCTGGCCGACTACGTGGCGCGGATGCAGGACGGCCAGGACAAGCTGTACTACCTGACCGGCGAGAGCTACGCGCAGATCAAGGACAGCCCGCACCTGGAGGTGTTCCGCAAGAAGGGCATCGAAGTGCTGCTGCTCACCGACCGCATCGACGAGTGGCTGATGAGCTACCTCACCGAGTTCGACGGCAAGTCCTTCGTCGACGTGGCGCGCGGCGACCTGGACCTGGGCAAGCTCGACAGCGAAGAAGAGAAGCAAGCCAAGGAAGAAGCCGCCAAGGCCAAGCAGGGCCTGGTCGAGCGCATCCAGAACGTGCTCAAGGACGACGTGGCCGAAGTGCGCGTCTCGCACCGCCTGACCGACTCGCCGGCGATCCTCGCCATCGGCCAAGGCGACCTGGGCCTGCAGATGCGGCAGATCCTGGAAGCCAGCGGCCAGAAGCTGCCGGAGAGCAAGCCGGTGTTCGAGTTCAACCCGGCGCACCCGCTGATCGAGAAGCTGGACTCGGAAGCCGATGGGGAGCGCTTCGGTGATCTGGCTCGGGTGCTGTTCGATCAGGCTGCGTTGGCGGCTGGGGATAGCCTCAAGGACCCGGCAGCGTATGTGCGGCGGCTCAATAAGCTGTTGTTGGAGTTGTCGGTATAG
- a CDS encoding Ldh family oxidoreductase, which translates to MNSNPTITLSLDQATTLVDRILSHAGFSPAHVHALTHTIVAGERDGCASHGLYRTLGCVATLRNGKVMGDAEPVVHDHAPGIVRVDARGGFSLLAFERGLPLLIEKTRGNGLAALAINHCVHFSALWPEMERLTEAGLVALICNPSHAWVTPAGGRTPLLGTNPLAFGWPRVDAPPFVFDFATSAVARGEIELRRRAGQAIPEGWGVDAAGAPTTDPAAVADGGAMLTFGGHKGSALSAMIELIAGPLIGDLTSAESLAHDAGAGAAPYHGELILALDPARFLGADRATHLARAEAFFAAYEATGARLPSQRRYQARARSRSEGVRIPQALHQDLLALLD; encoded by the coding sequence ATGAACAGCAACCCCACCATCACGCTGTCCCTGGACCAGGCCACCACCCTGGTCGACCGCATCCTGTCCCACGCCGGCTTCAGCCCAGCGCATGTGCACGCCCTCACCCACACAATCGTGGCCGGCGAGCGCGACGGCTGTGCCTCGCACGGGCTGTACCGGACGCTCGGCTGCGTGGCGACGCTGCGCAACGGCAAGGTGATGGGCGATGCGGAGCCTGTCGTGCACGACCATGCGCCCGGCATCGTCCGGGTCGATGCGCGCGGCGGGTTCTCGCTGCTGGCGTTCGAACGCGGGTTGCCGCTGTTGATCGAGAAGACGCGCGGCAATGGCCTGGCGGCGCTGGCGATCAATCATTGCGTGCATTTCTCCGCGCTATGGCCAGAGATGGAACGGCTCACCGAGGCCGGCTTAGTCGCGCTGATCTGCAACCCCAGCCATGCCTGGGTCACGCCGGCCGGCGGTCGTACGCCGCTGCTGGGCACCAATCCGCTGGCGTTCGGCTGGCCGCGCGTGGATGCGCCGCCGTTCGTGTTCGATTTCGCCACCAGCGCGGTGGCGCGCGGCGAGATCGAGCTGCGCCGCCGCGCCGGCCAGGCGATTCCCGAAGGCTGGGGCGTGGACGCGGCGGGCGCGCCGACCACCGATCCGGCCGCGGTCGCCGACGGCGGCGCGATGCTGACCTTCGGTGGACACAAGGGCTCGGCGCTGTCGGCGATGATCGAGCTGATCGCCGGCCCCTTGATCGGCGATCTCACCAGCGCCGAATCGTTGGCGCACGACGCCGGCGCCGGCGCGGCGCCCTACCACGGCGAGCTGATCCTGGCACTGGATCCGGCACGCTTCCTCGGCGCCGACCGGGCCACGCACCTGGCCCGAGCGGAAGCCTTTTTTGCGGCCTACGAGGCCACCGGGGCGCGCTTGCCGTCGCAACGCCGCT